The Gloeocapsa sp. PCC 73106 DNA segment TACCATCCGTGTCGACCAACTACAGTGAAATTGTTCAATTAAGTATACATAAGGGGAACCAAATGATTAAATTTCAAGATTGCGAAAAGTATTTAAGAAACTTAGATCCAAATAGTTCTATATCAGTTATTGATGTATTTAACAGTCACGATCGCGAGTTTATCATCTTAAGTTTTTTGGAAAAAGATTGGGAAGAAGTGCTCAATCTCTTAGGCTTAACTCATCAAGAAGTATTTGTGTTTCAAGTAGCCGGTCACAGCTGTGCTATCGCAGAGTTAGCTACAGATTTTAGTGAAAACGAATCCCAAATAGCCGATTTATTAACTCCCCGAGAACTACAAATTGCTACTTTGATTGCCTTAGGTCGAGTCAACAAACAGATAGCCAAACAGCTAAAAATTAGTGAATGGACAGTGGCAACTTATGTACGCCGTATTTTTGATAAGCTCGGAGTAGATAGTAGAGCGGCAATGGTGTATCGTTGTTATTCCCTGATTCACGAACTATCAAGCCAGTTTGCCCCTATATATTCCCAAGAACAAGAAGTAGTGGCTTCAGTGAGACAAGAGCAGC contains these protein-coding regions:
- a CDS encoding response regulator transcription factor: MIKFQDCEKYLRNLDPNSSISVIDVFNSHDREFIILSFLEKDWEEVLNLLGLTHQEVFVFQVAGHSCAIAELATDFSENESQIADLLTPRELQIATLIALGRVNKQIAKQLKISEWTVATYVRRIFDKLGVDSRAAMVYRCYSLIHELSSQFAPIYSQEQEVVASVRQEQHR